Proteins from one Lachnospiraceae bacterium KGMB03038 genomic window:
- a CDS encoding SDR family oxidoreductase, whose amino-acid sequence MQNIKDKVVLITGASSGIGEETAKLLAANGAKVVLGARREERLKKLAKAIGPNAICLKANVSSQDDMNALAALAKETFERIDVLFANAGIMPGSSMSELKVQDWMDMIDINIKGVLTSIAAVLPEFLAQKSGHIIVTSSIAGTRSVPGNAVYCGTKHFVRAMLDSFRAESVAENTHIRTTTIYPGAIQTELLHTIAPSQTKSMVEEFYRNVGLHPDAIAKAVLYAVSQPDNVDVSDLAVRPSKES is encoded by the coding sequence ATGCAGAATATCAAAGATAAAGTTGTCCTGATCACCGGAGCTTCTTCCGGAATCGGAGAAGAAACCGCAAAACTGCTTGCGGCAAACGGAGCAAAAGTCGTCCTTGGCGCCAGAAGGGAGGAACGTCTCAAAAAGCTTGCGAAAGCAATCGGCCCAAATGCCATCTGCTTAAAAGCCAACGTATCCAGCCAGGATGATATGAACGCGCTGGCAGCGCTTGCAAAAGAAACATTCGAAAGGATCGATGTCCTCTTTGCCAATGCCGGGATCATGCCAGGCAGCAGCATGTCTGAGCTGAAGGTCCAGGACTGGATGGATATGATAGATATCAACATCAAAGGCGTTTTGACTTCCATTGCCGCTGTTCTTCCTGAATTCCTGGCTCAGAAAAGCGGACACATCATCGTCACGTCTTCCATTGCCGGAACCAGATCCGTTCCCGGCAATGCGGTATACTGCGGTACGAAACATTTTGTCCGGGCAATGCTGGATTCTTTCCGGGCAGAATCGGTTGCGGAAAACACCCATATCCGCACTACAACCATCTACCCTGGAGCAATCCAGACAGAACTCCTCCACACCATCGCGCCTTCCCAGACCAAATCCATGGTAGAGGAATTCTACCGCAATGTAGGGTTACATCCGGACGCGATTGCCAAAGCCGTATTATACGCCGTGTCACAGCCAGACAACGTAGATGTTTCTGACCTGGCAGTCCGGCCCAGCAAAGAAAGCTAG
- a CDS encoding LysR family transcriptional regulator: MAFMIEIYLLEQLEAFERCGTLSQAAEELHISQPALSRSMKKLEEEMGVPLFDRAKSKIALNETGQVAAGYARRVLEADREMIERTVAFERSRRTIAVGSCASLPVNELMPAFQECFWQMAITTEITSDEKLLWGLKHGIYHLAVLHEPPGSPDVFSQKYMEERLCITIPKDHILADRERICFHDLQGMKILAHGGAGFWLDICRQNLKDTKLLVQDSMEMLSDLVDASTLPFFNSDQAAGQHVEPDGRVTLPVADEAAHVTYYLACLDTQKGRYRKLFQKISR; the protein is encoded by the coding sequence ATGGCATTTATGATAGAGATTTATCTGCTGGAACAGTTGGAGGCGTTTGAGCGCTGCGGGACGCTGTCCCAGGCAGCGGAAGAACTGCACATCTCCCAGCCTGCCTTGAGCAGATCCATGAAAAAACTGGAAGAAGAGATGGGAGTGCCGCTGTTTGATCGGGCAAAAAGCAAGATTGCCCTAAATGAGACCGGACAGGTGGCGGCTGGCTATGCCAGGCGTGTCCTGGAGGCGGACAGGGAGATGATCGAGAGGACTGTAGCTTTTGAGCGGAGCCGGCGGACCATAGCGGTAGGTTCCTGCGCTTCTCTGCCGGTAAATGAACTGATGCCAGCCTTTCAGGAATGTTTCTGGCAGATGGCGATCACAACGGAGATCACCAGTGATGAAAAATTATTGTGGGGGCTGAAACATGGAATTTATCATCTGGCAGTCCTTCATGAACCGCCTGGAAGCCCGGATGTTTTTTCACAGAAATATATGGAAGAACGGCTCTGTATCACCATCCCCAAGGATCACATCCTGGCGGACAGGGAGCGGATATGCTTCCATGATCTGCAGGGCATGAAGATTTTAGCCCATGGAGGGGCCGGATTCTGGCTGGATATCTGCAGGCAGAATCTGAAAGATACGAAATTGCTGGTGCAGGACAGTATGGAGATGTTGAGCGACCTGGTAGACGCCTCCACACTGCCGTTTTTTAATTCTGACCAGGCAGCAGGGCAGCATGTGGAGCCAGACGGCAGGGTTACGCTGCCAGTTGCGGATGAGGCGGCTCACGTAACCTATTATCTGGCCTGCCTGGACACTCAGAAGGGGCGGTATAGGAAGCTGTTCCAGAAGATTTCCCGGTGA
- a CDS encoding Sir2 silent information regulator family NAD-dependent deacetylase, whose translation MAFSQFLSGRAARDYVFQDTPYKEQIQKAARLIENAEAIVIGAGAGLSTAAGLNYGGSRFAEHFGQFIEKYGSANMTDMYSAGFYPFPSEEAKWGYWSKHVLVNRIEPEGLPLYQAVYKLVKEKPYFVLTTNVDHQFWKAGFENDRIFATQGDYGEIQCARGCHQKVYDGTDFFLRMDQARKDCEIPSSMVPKCPVCGGNMAMHLRSDQYFVEDAHWKEAAENYGEFLRSQKGKRVVLLELGVGFNTPVIIRFPFEQMAGEEKNWSLIRLNLNEAVIPESLGDRGIGIGADIGESIRDLCQAVGHNQEEV comes from the coding sequence ATAGCGTTTTCGCAGTTTTTAAGCGGACGAGCGGCCAGGGATTATGTGTTTCAGGATACGCCCTATAAGGAGCAGATCCAAAAGGCAGCAAGACTGATAGAAAACGCGGAGGCCATAGTAATCGGCGCGGGGGCCGGGCTTTCTACGGCGGCAGGGCTGAATTATGGCGGCAGCCGTTTTGCCGAGCATTTTGGCCAGTTTATTGAGAAATATGGTTCCGCCAATATGACAGATATGTACAGCGCGGGATTTTATCCTTTCCCGTCAGAAGAGGCGAAATGGGGTTACTGGTCAAAACACGTGCTGGTGAACCGCATCGAACCGGAAGGGCTGCCTCTTTACCAGGCGGTCTATAAGCTGGTAAAAGAGAAACCTTATTTTGTCCTGACGACCAATGTAGACCACCAGTTCTGGAAAGCGGGATTTGAAAATGACCGTATTTTTGCTACCCAGGGAGACTATGGGGAGATCCAGTGCGCAAGAGGCTGTCACCAGAAGGTTTATGACGGGACCGATTTTTTTCTTCGGATGGACCAGGCGAGAAAGGACTGTGAGATTCCTTCCAGTATGGTCCCCAAATGCCCGGTCTGCGGCGGCAATATGGCGATGCATCTGCGAAGCGACCAATATTTTGTTGAGGATGCCCACTGGAAGGAAGCGGCGGAAAACTATGGGGAGTTCCTAAGAAGTCAGAAAGGGAAGCGGGTAGTACTCCTGGAACTTGGCGTTGGTTTCAACACTCCTGTGATCATACGATTCCCCTTTGAGCAGATGGCAGGAGAAGAAAAGAACTGGTCCCTGATCCGGCTGAATCTCAATGAGGCGGTGATCCCAGAAAGCCTTGGAGACAGAGGAATAGGAATCGGCGCGGATATCGGGGAGAGCATCCGAGACCTGTGCCAGGCGGTGGGCCATAACCAGGAAGAAGTATAG
- a CDS encoding protein-ADP-ribose hydrolase: protein MGRKEQEERLDDLLRAFQEDSIRYRNLETGDDYQEKRLLLRSLMNIRMPGSMPGEVLEEQDAFLKEEAREKGIVTLEEIPTAAQQYGSGHPYGEIFSIWQGDITRLQAGAIVNAANSQMLGCFVPCHGCIDNAIHSAAGIQLREACSHYMRQRKLQYGRDYEEPTGRAMLTEGYNLPAQYVIHTVGPIVSGPLNPALREDLRNCYWKVLECCVEHKIRSVAFCCISTGEFHFPNDEAAHIAVETATEFLKAHGTEFDRIIFNVFKDVDRELYERELR from the coding sequence ATGGGAAGAAAAGAGCAGGAGGAACGGCTGGATGATCTTCTTAGGGCCTTTCAAGAGGATTCCATCCGGTATCGGAATCTGGAAACAGGGGATGACTACCAAGAGAAACGGCTGCTGCTGCGTTCTCTTATGAATATCCGGATGCCGGGAAGTATGCCTGGGGAGGTGCTGGAAGAGCAGGACGCGTTTCTTAAGGAAGAAGCGCGGGAGAAGGGAATTGTGACGCTGGAGGAGATTCCAACAGCAGCCCAACAGTATGGGAGCGGCCATCCTTATGGGGAAATCTTCTCAATCTGGCAGGGAGATATCACAAGACTTCAGGCAGGGGCCATTGTAAATGCGGCGAATTCTCAGATGCTGGGCTGTTTTGTGCCCTGCCATGGATGTATTGACAACGCCATCCACAGCGCGGCCGGAATCCAGCTTCGGGAAGCCTGCAGCCATTATATGAGACAGCGGAAGCTGCAGTATGGAAGGGACTATGAAGAACCCACGGGGCGGGCAATGCTTACAGAAGGATATAATCTTCCGGCCCAGTATGTGATCCATACGGTGGGGCCGATCGTAAGCGGGCCTCTAAATCCTGCTTTGCGGGAAGACCTGCGAAATTGCTATTGGAAGGTACTGGAATGCTGCGTGGAGCACAAGATCCGTTCCGTGGCGTTCTGCTGCATCAGCACAGGAGAATTCCATTTCCCTAATGATGAGGCGGCTCATATCGCTGTAGAAACGGCAACAGAATTCTTGAAGGCCCATGGAACTGAGTTTGACCGGATCATTTTCAACGTATTTAAAGATGTGGACCGGGAGCTGTACGAGCGGGAATTAAGATGA
- a CDS encoding Rrf2 family transcriptional regulator — MQISSRFTIAIHMLTCMETFQEDYKITSDFLASSINVNPVIIRRILSQLRDAGLIEVKRGTGGATIRKPLEEVTFLDVYQAVECVEENALFHFHENPNPNCPVGKNIHNILDGRLHQVQAAMERELNSITLADVIRDLNNYI; from the coding sequence GTGCAGATTTCAAGTAGATTTACCATCGCCATACATATGCTGACTTGTATGGAGACGTTTCAAGAAGATTACAAGATCACCAGTGATTTCCTGGCTTCCAGTATCAACGTGAATCCGGTCATTATCCGCCGGATCCTGTCCCAGCTGCGGGATGCGGGGCTGATCGAAGTCAAGCGTGGAACTGGGGGCGCAACTATCAGAAAGCCCTTGGAGGAAGTTACGTTTCTGGATGTGTACCAGGCAGTGGAGTGCGTGGAGGAAAACGCTTTGTTCCACTTTCATGAAAATCCGAATCCAAACTGCCCGGTAGGAAAGAATATCCACAATATCCTGGACGGCAGGCTGCATCAGGTGCAGGCGGCCATGGAACGGGAGTTGAACTCCATCACCCTGGCGGATGTGATCCGGGATCTGAACAATTATATCTGA